A section of the Pirellulales bacterium genome encodes:
- a CDS encoding YihY/virulence factor BrkB family protein, whose amino-acid sequence MSGLWEVIKQTFVEWQEDNVPRLGAALAFYSVFSLAPGLIITLALAGAIWGPDAAQGKLAAELETLIGSDVAAYLQDLADHIHRSQGGVFAALISGVLLFFGATGAVVGLKDALNTVWGVVDTSHGVWWSLLRDRLLSVALVLATGLLLLASVVLTSFLQGMSERAALQFPISFPTAVIINWVVSFTVISLLFALIFTILPDVELGWRDVLVGSAVTSVLFLIGRELIAFYLGRFSFTSTYGTAGSLVAVLLWVYYSAQILLLGAEFTQVYARRYGFPIKLPPGVRSIDEVAEHRNQS is encoded by the coding sequence ATGTCTGGCCTGTGGGAAGTGATCAAGCAAACGTTCGTCGAGTGGCAGGAAGACAACGTGCCGCGCCTGGGCGCGGCGCTGGCTTTTTATTCGGTGTTCTCGTTGGCGCCGGGGCTGATCATCACGCTGGCGTTGGCCGGCGCCATCTGGGGGCCCGACGCGGCCCAGGGCAAGTTGGCGGCCGAACTCGAGACGCTGATCGGCAGCGACGTGGCCGCCTATTTGCAGGATCTGGCCGACCATATTCACCGCTCGCAAGGCGGCGTTTTCGCGGCCCTGATCAGCGGGGTGTTGCTCTTCTTCGGCGCCACGGGAGCCGTGGTGGGGCTGAAAGACGCCCTGAACACAGTATGGGGCGTCGTGGACACGTCGCACGGCGTGTGGTGGTCGCTGCTCCGCGATCGGCTGTTGTCGGTGGCGCTCGTCTTGGCAACCGGACTGTTGTTGTTGGCATCGGTAGTGCTGACTTCGTTTTTGCAAGGAATGAGCGAGCGCGCGGCGCTTCAGTTCCCGATTTCGTTTCCGACGGCGGTGATCATCAACTGGGTGGTGTCGTTTACCGTGATTTCGCTGTTGTTCGCGTTGATCTTCACCATTTTGCCCGACGTCGAACTCGGCTGGCGCGACGTGCTGGTCGGTTCGGCGGTGACTTCGGTGCTGTTCTTGATCGGCCGCGAGTTGATCGCGTTTTACCTGGGGCGGTTCAGCTTTACGTCAACGTATGGCACCGCGGGTTCGCTGGTGGCCGTGCTGTTGTGGGTCTATTACTCGGCACAGATTCTCTTGTTGGGAGCGGAGTTCACGCAGGTCTATGCCCGGCGTTACGGCTTCCCCATCAAGCTGCCGCCGGGCGTCAGGAGCATCGACGAAGTCGCGGAACACAGGAATCAATCGTAG
- a CDS encoding adenylate/guanylate cyclase domain-containing protein → MADLIAQGNEPHQRWRRTLRANQQFVLGRDAGIYSTPWDAQISRHHASVCWTDGRLRVEKLAEARNPIFLSGQANEHFVLSAGEHFVIGQTTFTLASDTVKWLADLNRPVEEQTFSPQALERVRFRNADQRIEVLSRLPDVISGSVSENELFVRLVSMLLAGIPRASAVALVATSESPASGPPVRVLHWDRRLSGGDDFRPSQRLILDAVRRGESVLHIWEPERDASAALFTMSANVDWAFCTPVHGEACRGWGVYVAGQFTGSLLSERPAAPDDLREDMKFTELVAATLNSLRQTELLQRKQAALRGFFSPQILEAITHEDPEVVLAPRETEVSVLFCDVRGFSRRAERQAEHLLTLLDRVSKALGVMTHHILDKGGVFGDFQGDAAMGFWGWPIAQENMVERACSAALAIRLAFETAAREPGHPLADFRVGIGLATGRAVAGRIGTTDQSKVTVFGPVVNLASRLEGMTKILHSPILLDEPTSRAVRQQVAATVARSRRIAVVRPYGFEGPVEVSELLPPADVYPDLSDENIRDYEAALDAFVSGDWSQAVELLHRVPAKDRVKDFLTVYIAQYNRTPPAGWDGVVTLERKS, encoded by the coding sequence GTGGCCGACCTGATCGCACAAGGAAACGAACCGCACCAGCGCTGGCGACGCACCTTGCGCGCCAATCAGCAGTTTGTGCTCGGCCGCGACGCGGGAATCTATTCCACGCCCTGGGACGCCCAAATTTCCCGCCACCATGCCTCGGTCTGTTGGACCGACGGCCGGCTACGCGTCGAAAAGCTCGCCGAGGCCCGCAACCCGATCTTTCTTTCCGGCCAGGCCAACGAACACTTCGTCCTCTCTGCCGGCGAACATTTTGTCATCGGACAGACCACCTTCACCCTGGCCAGCGACACCGTGAAATGGCTGGCCGACTTGAACCGGCCGGTTGAGGAGCAGACCTTCAGCCCGCAGGCCCTGGAACGGGTCCGCTTCCGCAACGCCGACCAGCGGATCGAGGTGCTCAGCCGCTTGCCTGACGTGATCTCCGGATCGGTCAGCGAAAACGAGCTTTTCGTGCGTTTGGTGAGCATGCTGCTGGCGGGCATTCCGCGGGCCAGCGCCGTGGCGCTGGTGGCCACGTCGGAGAGTCCGGCCTCGGGGCCGCCCGTGCGGGTGCTGCACTGGGACCGGCGGCTGTCGGGCGGCGACGATTTTCGCCCCAGCCAGCGGCTGATTCTCGACGCCGTGCGGCGCGGCGAGTCGGTGCTCCATATCTGGGAGCCTGAGCGAGACGCCTCGGCCGCCCTGTTCACCATGAGCGCCAACGTCGATTGGGCCTTTTGCACGCCGGTCCACGGCGAGGCCTGCCGGGGCTGGGGCGTGTATGTGGCCGGCCAGTTCACGGGGTCGCTGTTGAGCGAGCGGCCCGCCGCGCCGGACGACCTGCGTGAGGACATGAAGTTCACGGAGCTGGTGGCCGCCACGCTCAACTCGCTGCGGCAGACGGAGCTGTTGCAGCGAAAGCAAGCGGCCCTGCGGGGCTTCTTTTCGCCGCAGATTCTGGAGGCGATCACGCACGAAGACCCCGAAGTCGTGCTGGCGCCTCGCGAAACCGAGGTCTCGGTGCTGTTCTGCGACGTGCGCGGCTTCTCGCGCCGCGCCGAGCGTCAGGCGGAGCACTTGCTCACGCTGCTCGACCGCGTCAGCAAGGCGCTGGGGGTGATGACGCACCACATTCTCGACAAGGGCGGCGTGTTCGGCGACTTCCAGGGCGACGCGGCGATGGGTTTTTGGGGCTGGCCGATCGCCCAGGAGAACATGGTCGAGCGGGCATGCTCGGCGGCCCTGGCGATTCGGCTGGCCTTTGAGACGGCGGCCCGCGAGCCGGGTCATCCGTTGGCCGACTTCCGCGTGGGCATCGGCCTGGCGACGGGCCGCGCCGTGGCGGGGCGGATCGGCACGACCGACCAGTCGAAAGTCACGGTCTTTGGCCCGGTGGTCAACCTGGCCAGCCGGCTCGAAGGGATGACCAAGATTTTGCACAGTCCGATTCTGCTCGACGAGCCGACCTCGCGTGCGGTGCGTCAGCAGGTGGCGGCCACCGTGGCGCGGTCTCGGCGGATTGCCGTGGTGCGGCCGTACGGCTTCGAGGGTCCGGTCGAGGTCAGCGAATTGCTGCCGCCGGCCGACGTTTACCCCGACTTGAGCGACGAGAACATCCGCGACTACGAGGCCGCGCTCGACGCCTTCGTTTCCGGCGATTGGTCGCAAGCGGTCGAGCTGTTGCACCGCGTGCCGGCCAAGGACCGCGTCAAGGACTTTTTGACCGTCTACATCGCCCAATACAACCGCACTCCGCCGGCCGGCTGGGACGGCGTTGTGACGCTCGAACGCAAGAGCTAA
- the gmd gene encoding GDP-mannose 4,6-dehydratase has translation MTRKALITGITGQDGAYLARFLLGKGYEVHGMVRRSSSENFERIADLSGKISLHQADLLDQLSIVNLLRDVRPSEVYNLAAQSFVPTSWLQPLLTGEFTALGVTRVLEAIRLVDPAIRFYQASSSEMFGQVQEEPQTERTSFWPRSPYGVAKVYGHWITVNYRESYGIFCCSGILFNHESPLRGKEFVTRKVTDAAARIKLGVQDTLRVGNVDALRDWGFAGDYVEAMWLMLQQEAPDDYVVATGEKHSVRELIEIAFARVGIDPEQHVVTDPALLRPAEVNHLCGDARKARERLGWRPRVGFRELVEMMVNADLERVRREIAGS, from the coding sequence ATGACACGCAAGGCCCTCATCACCGGCATCACCGGACAAGACGGCGCTTACCTGGCCAGATTTCTGCTTGGCAAAGGCTACGAAGTGCATGGTATGGTGCGGCGCTCCAGCAGCGAGAACTTCGAACGCATCGCCGACCTTTCCGGCAAAATCTCATTGCACCAGGCCGACCTGCTCGATCAACTCTCGATCGTCAACCTGCTGCGCGACGTGCGGCCCAGCGAAGTCTATAACCTGGCGGCCCAAAGCTTCGTGCCCACAAGCTGGCTGCAGCCCTTGCTGACCGGCGAGTTCACCGCGCTCGGCGTCACGCGCGTGCTGGAAGCCATCCGCCTGGTCGATCCGGCCATCCGCTTCTACCAGGCCAGCAGCAGCGAGATGTTCGGCCAGGTGCAGGAGGAGCCGCAGACCGAACGCACGTCGTTCTGGCCGCGCAGTCCCTACGGCGTGGCCAAGGTTTACGGGCACTGGATCACCGTGAACTACCGCGAAAGCTACGGCATCTTTTGCTGTTCGGGAATCCTCTTTAACCACGAGTCGCCGCTGCGCGGCAAAGAGTTCGTCACGCGCAAGGTGACCGACGCCGCCGCCCGCATCAAGCTGGGCGTGCAAGACACGCTTCGCGTGGGCAATGTCGACGCGCTGCGCGATTGGGGATTCGCCGGCGACTATGTCGAGGCCATGTGGTTGATGCTGCAGCAAGAGGCGCCGGACGACTACGTGGTCGCGACCGGCGAAAAGCACTCCGTGCGCGAGCTGATCGAGATCGCTTTTGCGCGGGTCGGCATCGATCCCGAACAGCACGTCGTCACCGATCCGGCGTTGCTGCGCCCCGCCGAGGTGAACCATCTTTGCGGCGACGCCCGCAAGGCGCGCGAGCGGCTCGGCTGGCGGCCGCGTGTCGGCTTCCGCGAGCTGGTGGAGATGATGGTCAACGCCGACCTGGAGCGCGTGCGTCGCGAAATCGCCGGTAGCTGA
- a CDS encoding leucyl aminopeptidase, which translates to MQISTTDQSVIKVSADAAVVGVFADTGLNPAGIEADRASGGLLTRLIESKEISGKLYELTPLWGVVGIEAPQLLVVGLGKQAEYDRGTALRTAATAARQLAAKERSRVAFYLTRGASDAVVESGIAGAIIGCQGQDLYRTEKKRFPFTELVWAGATDRAVEAGSVLGESVNLARRLINEPPQELYPETFAARAAELAEACGLAIELWDLDRLQREGCGSLLAVAHGSVRPPRLVILRHHGGPADQRPLAFVGKGVTFDSGGLSLKPNDSMKTMKCDMSGAAAVLAAMTAVARLKLPVNVVGLMGLVENMPSGSAMKLGDVLRARNGKTIEVMNTDAEGRLVLADVLDVAVAQKPSAIVDLATLTGACVVALGIDVAGAMTNNQSWCDRVMAAARDCGEPLWQLPMYADYREDIRSEVADIRNTGEGRWAGAIAGAKFLEEFVSDVPWVHLDIAGPAFLEKPKPWLDGGGSGVFVRTLVELARQGS; encoded by the coding sequence ATGCAGATTTCAACCACTGACCAGAGCGTAATTAAGGTCTCCGCCGATGCCGCGGTTGTCGGCGTCTTCGCCGACACCGGGCTGAACCCCGCCGGCATCGAAGCCGACCGGGCCAGCGGTGGCCTGCTCACGCGGCTTATCGAGAGCAAGGAGATTTCGGGCAAACTCTACGAGCTCACGCCTCTCTGGGGCGTGGTGGGCATCGAAGCACCGCAGCTTCTGGTGGTGGGCCTGGGCAAACAGGCCGAGTACGATCGGGGCACGGCGCTGCGCACGGCGGCGACCGCTGCCCGGCAGCTTGCCGCCAAAGAACGTTCGCGAGTCGCCTTTTATCTGACACGCGGCGCCAGCGATGCGGTCGTCGAAAGCGGCATCGCGGGAGCGATCATTGGGTGCCAGGGCCAAGACCTGTACCGCACGGAGAAGAAACGGTTTCCGTTCACCGAGCTGGTATGGGCGGGCGCAACGGATCGGGCGGTGGAAGCGGGCAGCGTGCTGGGAGAAAGCGTCAACTTGGCCCGTCGGTTGATCAACGAGCCGCCGCAAGAGCTTTACCCCGAAACGTTCGCGGCACGAGCGGCCGAATTGGCGGAAGCGTGCGGCCTGGCGATCGAGCTATGGGACCTCGATCGGCTGCAGCGCGAGGGGTGCGGCTCGCTGCTGGCCGTGGCGCACGGCTCGGTCCGTCCGCCGCGGCTGGTGATCTTGCGGCACCACGGCGGACCCGCGGATCAGCGCCCGCTGGCGTTCGTGGGCAAAGGCGTGACGTTCGATTCAGGCGGACTCTCGTTGAAGCCGAACGATTCGATGAAAACCATGAAGTGCGATATGTCGGGCGCGGCGGCGGTGCTGGCCGCCATGACGGCCGTTGCCCGTCTGAAGTTGCCGGTGAATGTGGTGGGCCTGATGGGCCTGGTCGAGAACATGCCCAGCGGCTCGGCGATGAAGCTGGGCGACGTACTGCGGGCGCGCAACGGCAAAACGATCGAAGTCATGAACACCGACGCCGAGGGGCGGCTGGTGCTGGCCGACGTGCTCGACGTGGCGGTCGCCCAAAAACCGTCGGCGATCGTCGACCTGGCCACACTCACCGGCGCCTGCGTGGTGGCGTTGGGCATCGACGTGGCCGGCGCCATGACGAACAATCAATCTTGGTGCGACCGGGTGATGGCCGCCGCGCGCGATTGCGGCGAACCCCTCTGGCAACTGCCGATGTATGCCGATTATCGCGAAGACATTCGCAGCGAGGTGGCCGACATCCGCAACACGGGCGAAGGCCGTTGGGCGGGGGCGATTGCCGGGGCCAAGTTCCTGGAAGAGTTTGTGAGTGACGTTCCCTGGGTGCATCTCGACATTGCCGGCCCGGCCTTTCTGGAGAAGCCCAAGCCCTGGCTCGACGGCGGCGGCAGCGGCGTCTTTGTCCGCACGCTCGTCGAGCTTGCCCGACAAGGGTCGTAA
- a CDS encoding MFS transporter, with the protein MTQGTELPDTPEPPPTVPAGRLPRNVWLLGWTSLLNDTASEMAAPLLPYFLIGVLHASKESLGLIEGCADSAASILKLFSGGWSDRAGRRKGFVVFGYALPALVRPLLKWALLPWHVLAIRVGDRVGKGMRTAPRDALIADSTDPLMRGRAFGLHRAMDHLGAALGPLLASAYLWAWPDQIRPMFFLALIPGLLVVALTVFGLKEAEPHEHAGKPLDLSLRHYSRDFRLYLAALLVFSLGNSSDLFLLARAGELGVAKPLLPILWFVFHLAKSAGNILGGHTVDRLGAKPLLIVGWLWYAVIYLGFAFASSIWHIWALFILYAAYYALTEPSEKTLVVQLAGRQRTGVAYGWYNLLMGIAALPASWVFGLLYERAGPLAAFGLGAALAASAVVLLALVRSPERGRTTVAGTEQSG; encoded by the coding sequence ATGACACAAGGAACAGAGTTGCCCGACACGCCCGAACCACCGCCGACCGTGCCCGCCGGCCGACTGCCGCGCAACGTCTGGCTGTTGGGCTGGACGAGCCTGCTGAACGACACGGCCAGCGAAATGGCGGCCCCGCTGCTGCCCTATTTTTTGATCGGCGTGCTGCACGCGAGCAAGGAATCGCTGGGACTGATCGAAGGCTGCGCCGACAGCGCCGCCAGCATCCTCAAGCTTTTTTCGGGCGGCTGGTCCGATCGGGCGGGGCGTCGCAAGGGGTTCGTCGTCTTCGGCTACGCGTTGCCGGCCCTGGTCCGGCCGCTGCTCAAATGGGCACTGCTGCCCTGGCACGTGTTGGCCATCCGCGTGGGCGACCGCGTGGGCAAGGGAATGCGCACCGCCCCGCGAGACGCCTTGATCGCCGACTCGACCGATCCCCTGATGCGCGGCCGGGCCTTTGGCCTGCACCGGGCGATGGACCACCTCGGCGCCGCGCTCGGACCGCTGCTGGCCTCCGCGTACCTTTGGGCCTGGCCCGATCAGATAAGGCCGATGTTCTTTTTGGCACTCATCCCCGGCCTGCTGGTGGTGGCGTTGACCGTCTTCGGCCTGAAAGAAGCCGAGCCTCACGAGCATGCGGGAAAGCCGCTCGACCTGAGCTTGCGGCACTACTCCCGCGACTTCCGGCTCTACCTGGCGGCCTTGCTGGTGTTCAGCCTGGGGAATTCGAGCGACCTGTTTCTGCTGGCCCGCGCCGGCGAATTGGGCGTGGCCAAGCCGCTGCTGCCGATTCTTTGGTTCGTGTTCCACCTCGCCAAGAGCGCCGGCAACATTCTGGGCGGGCACACCGTCGATCGGTTGGGAGCGAAACCCCTGTTGATCGTCGGCTGGCTGTGGTATGCCGTGATTTATCTGGGCTTCGCCTTCGCGAGCTCCATCTGGCACATCTGGGCGTTGTTCATTCTTTACGCGGCGTATTATGCCTTGACGGAGCCAAGCGAAAAGACGCTTGTGGTGCAGCTTGCCGGCCGGCAGCGCACGGGCGTGGCGTATGGCTGGTATAACTTGCTGATGGGAATCGCCGCCTTGCCCGCGAGTTGGGTGTTCGGTTTATTGTATGAACGGGCCGGCCCTTTGGCGGCCTTTGGCCTGGGCGCCGCGCTGGCGGCCAGCGCCGTCGTGCTGCTGGCGCTGGTCCGCTCGCCGGAGCGAGGGCGAACAACGGTGGCTGGGACAGAGCAAAGCGGGTAG
- a CDS encoding Uma2 family endonuclease has protein sequence MATIQRSAQLGAEHRFVLYSVPWETYELLRDARGLERVRMTYDRGTLELMTPSQRHESVNSLLGQLLVAFTNELQIPRRSLRSTTWKRHVMFKGLEPDECYYILNHPRIRDLQEINLEVDPPPDLAIEVEIRRGAIKRMALYAALGVPEVWRWHKNALKAYALQPDGSYREIEMSLNLPMLRVKDLEPFLDPKLTADESQWSRVFRQWVQERFGA, from the coding sequence TACAGCGTTCCTTGGGAGACGTACGAGTTGCTGCGCGACGCTCGCGGCCTCGAGCGTGTTCGGATGACCTATGACCGAGGGACCTTGGAACTCATGACACCGTCGCAACGACACGAATCAGTTAATTCGCTGCTCGGTCAGTTGCTCGTAGCCTTTACCAACGAGCTACAAATTCCCCGACGCAGCCTGCGTTCGACGACCTGGAAGCGGCACGTGATGTTCAAAGGCCTCGAGCCCGACGAGTGCTATTACATCTTGAATCACCCGCGCATCCGAGACCTGCAAGAAATCAATCTCGAAGTTGATCCTCCGCCCGACCTGGCGATCGAAGTCGAAATTCGACGTGGCGCCATCAAGCGGATGGCCCTCTATGCGGCCCTTGGCGTGCCCGAAGTCTGGCGGTGGCACAAAAACGCCTTGAAGGCTTATGCGCTTCAGCCCGACGGCAGCTATCGCGAGATCGAAATGAGCCTGAATTTGCCGATGTTGCGCGTGAAAGACTTGGAGCCGTTTCTCGATCCCAAACTGACGGCGGACGAGTCGCAATGGAGCCGTGTATTTCGTCAATGGGTGCAAGAGCGGTTTGGAGCATAG